TACACTTCATTGGAATGAAGGGGCCTAgtccaaaccctgaaacacagcccccaACCTTTATCCCTCCACAACCAATGCATTTTGGTAGGTAGTATTCTACTGGCATCTGCCACACCATGTTTCATCTGTCAGATTGTCAGATAGTGAAGTGAAGTGAAGaagtgtgattcatcactcTACTGAACACATTTCTACTgttccagagtccagtggtggCGACGCTTGACATAGCGAATGTTGATGCAATTCTTTTgtacagctgctcggccatggaaacccatttcatgAAGCTCTAGACACATAGTTCTTGtcctgatgttgcttccagaggcagtttggaactgtgGTGAGTGATGAAACAGATGATAGCAGATTTTTACACATTATGCTCTATGAGTTTGCGTGGTCTACAACTTCATGACTGGGCAGTTGTTGCTGCTAGATGCTTCCAATTCACAATTAttgcacttacagttgactggGACAGATCTAGTCGGGCAGAAATGTCATGAACTGCCTTTTGTCAAAAGGGGCATCCTATCacagtgccacgtttaaagCTCGTCAGtacgacccattgtactgccaatttTTGTCCATTGAGATTTCATTGCTTTCAAGGcttaggtgacgataactgactttttcttcaagtgaaaagacaagagaatcgtgataacccctactcttttactgcccaggtttgttttatctagcctatatttccccaaaaatcatgcataGATGCGTACctagaaaatccaccagatatAGTCACAATGTAAAGAGTTTTATTTTgggcttactataacgcagctagtgaaggttgtagccagcaaagtttttatctAGCTGGACATAAagcctaatgcataatttgctttgactgtgtcAAGATTTGAATTCAGGtcaatcactcactcagtaagagacattcactcttcttggctggcttcGCTTACGCGGTCCAAAAAATCAAGTCATACTTTGtgaatttgaaatacattatgtttGTAGATAATTGtctatttttttctgtaaaacCACATTTTTCACATCATAAATTgagtattaaaaaaatattttatttaaatttagcaAGCATTAACCATTAATGTCACTGACATTTAATCAATTAAGGCAGACATGCTTGGAAGTAATTATTGTTGTATGAATCCCTGATTTCAAAGAATGATCCCAGGAAACTATGTGGTAAACTAGCAGGGAGCTTGTAGTTAGAGGTGACTAGAAGCCCCTGAGATCTGCAGTGAGGCTATAAAATACAGAAGACAAGAGAAACACAACATTTGGTCCAGAGTACACATTGTGACCTACCGACTAAACTGAGACAAACTATATACTATCAGCCACCGTcaggtgtttttttgtgtgaaatttTCCATTTACTGtgaatgtattttcattatttgtttgtGAATCATTGATGCCCAACATTTGTTTCTCAAAATTCTGAATCATTTCGATCTCCTGCTGCATTACTGTGAGTACAAAACACAGACTGGTAAGTCTTGTGATGTTTATTGGTGTTTAATATGATTACTCAAATCATCCTATGTATCAATGGTAATTAATAACTCTAAATGTctatgttgaatgtagtgtagatGAATggttacagtatataatgtcTTTAATTAGTCTTTTTACAGAAACCATCCAAATAATCTCCAAACCTGGCGTGTCAACATCATAAATGCTCTGAAAGCAGCTTTCTGAACATAGAAAGTAAGTGAATTCTATAAAGTCAAACCACATTGCATTGTCTTGTAATTCTGTTTTTCTCCCCCAAACAATTTTTTAAGAAATTGAGCATCTGGgaatataattgtatttaatcTCCAGATGACTCTTGTCTTCAAGCCAATTTGAATGTTGTGACTGAATTCATCTTTATTGGGGGTGAAAGCGGGCTGAACAAATTCTACCCAGCACTGGCAATCTTACTACTGGTGGTCTACCTGATGATCCTGATTGGAAACCTCATCATTTTTACCCTAGTGGTGACAGACCCAAAGCTACACACTGCCATGTACATTTTCCTCAGCAACTTGTCTCTCATAGACATAGGAATCACAACCAGTGTTCTCCCTAAGATGAtatcagtgtgtttgtggaatGATGTAACTATCTCTTACTCAGCATGTTTTATCCAGATGTATGTGCATTTGTCATTGGAATGCACAGAGAGCTTTCTGCTGTGTGTCATGGCCTATGACCGTTATGTCGCCATCTGCCATCCTTTGCGCTACAACACCATTATCAATAAGAAAGCATGTTTTTTACTGGCTACAGCAGCATGGACAATTGGACTCTGTTTACCAGCATATGCTGTCATTTCAGCGTCACAATTGCCCTTTTGTAGCAACAAGATAAATTTTTGGTTCTGTGACCATCCTCCTGTAGTTTCACTTTCCTGTTTAGACACAacattttttatgaatgtgGGTATTATCTGTGCTTTcatatctctctacttcccgTTCACTGTCATTATTTGGTCGTACTCCAGAATTATTGTTGCTATTTCCAAGATTTCATCTTCAGAGGGACGTAGGAAAGCCTTTTCCACCTGCAGCTCACATCTCACTATCGTCCTCATCTTCTACATCGCTCCCTCCTGCATCTACATCAGTACcaaatttaaaaatgttcactgTAATGTTCTCATATTGATATCTGTATTGAACTGCTTTCTGACTAATAGTATGAATCCTATAGTCTACAGTTTCAGAAACAAAGAGATAAAGGCAGCTCTGAGGAAACTATGCTTTGGTAAAGTTGGGTCTTATGGTGAATAACAgggacattttaaatgcaatggGATTTAACACTTGGTAAGAATAtacaaattacaataatttgtcAAGAACCTGCTGGGTGTCTGAGTGGATCAAATAATTTATATGTGGAGAAGAGAGTTAAGACTGTTGGGAATTCGAGTTGAGACAGCAGGGCAACACACAACAgctacaattacattttcttaaacaacaTCTAATAAGTATAGTGATCAGGTTTGTTTCTGTTGAATTTCAGATACAGTTGTTAAATTGTCTCCTTTAGTATACAGAGAATACATTTCCCTAAATACCTATTAAACTCTTGTGTCATCACCAGTTCCATTTTGATGAACTGTAGCTGGTGTGTTTGGcggtatgtgtgtttgtttgtgatatTGTATCAACTCCATCATTTGTACATATGTTTCGACCACTGGACTTCAGCATAAACCTGTTTTCAGAATAACAGATAAATGGGGGGTTGTGGGTTTTAATTGAGATCTGCACAAACCTGGTCATCTTTTGCTGGTTATGGTCTTGATTACACTttcagaaataaacatttaatggaTACATCCTTTAAACTCGAATAAAGTTATTCAATAACAACCATATGCCAACTGTATTAATGAATTGGTAAATTTGAATCTGAAAATATAATAACAATCAAATTGTAATAAATTCCACTGCAAGCAAAAACTAATGTTGACATGTTTGAGGTTGACttagaaataatatatttttcccaCATGCATTGGTAAAAGTATGTACAAGACAATGCTGCTAAGACAAGGGTTTGTATAATAATTCAGTTGCTGATGTGACCTTGAAACTGTGCTTCCAGATCCagaaaagctgcattgcaacaaataaaaaaacacttgtcTGAGGTTTCAGGCTGgctgtctgtaaaagcactttgtgacttcTGTAACAACTCCTGAGTTACCCCA
The sequence above is a segment of the Esox lucius isolate fEsoLuc1 chromosome 1, fEsoLuc1.pri, whole genome shotgun sequence genome. Coding sequences within it:
- the LOC117594740 gene encoding putative olfactory receptor 10D4 encodes the protein MGTRALELDLGVVEEANLNVVTEFIFIGGESGLNKFYPALAILLLVVYLMILIGNLIIFTLVVTDPKLHTAMYIFLSNLSLIDIGITTSVLPKMISVCLWNDVTISYSACFIQMYVHLSLECTESFLLCVMAYDRYVAICHPLRYNTIINKKACFLLATAAWTIGLCLPAYAVISASQLPFCSNKINFWFCDHPPVVSLSCLDTTFFMNVGIICAFISLYFPFTVIIWSYSRIIVAISKISSSEGRRKAFSTCSSHLTIVLIFYIAPSCIYIRKKLFLWQEVLILIDLNLLPEARALNIQFPGCEGPIIAARLRIMENLWMNRDFQQLPKAHKTAFRSGVVEAYSTSRANLKRAIKMAENNYKLRIEEHFNNNSESRRMWQGI